A window of Mucilaginibacter paludis DSM 18603 contains these coding sequences:
- a CDS encoding IS4 family transposase, whose translation MSSELFEPTVLDGLARKTEAIQRKRKVGGKELLDMALFDGDQSFNGMSMQLMRRDGLDISKQALHQRHHSNMTKFVQAVFEQLIAVELPQEQTQGLEIRIKDSTRFALPEVIAETFPGTKGSGMKAGASVQFEFEIKSGKSDIKVTPANANDQGESHLDKASIQPGVLYMRDLGYTHLSYMNNINKVKAFFINKLCPKTTIYLLKDDQYQKLELSKLQGITGVFDQQVYIGADKMPVRIIIEPVSEELKARRIANTEKYNKKKGSTTSKGFKERAGFNFIVTNLVSEKYSAELIQKLYHLRWQIELVFKAWKSFLKIHTFPKGSSDRITSILYSKLIWAVLSWKICMAIGKIGQISVLKVHRLIASTKEELRAQLLGICSKWLALLEKLNLKHLSKEHRKHRLKIEEIVISI comes from the coding sequence ATGAGTTCGGAACTATTTGAACCAACGGTGTTAGATGGCCTGGCCCGTAAAACAGAGGCTATACAACGCAAACGAAAAGTGGGAGGCAAGGAACTATTGGATATGGCGTTATTTGATGGAGATCAATCGTTTAACGGCATGAGTATGCAGTTAATGCGGAGGGATGGGCTTGATATTTCGAAGCAGGCATTGCATCAAAGACATCACAGCAATATGACAAAGTTTGTACAAGCCGTTTTTGAGCAATTAATAGCAGTTGAGTTACCGCAAGAGCAAACACAGGGCTTGGAGATCCGTATCAAAGATTCTACCCGTTTCGCGTTGCCGGAAGTTATTGCAGAGACATTCCCCGGAACAAAAGGAAGTGGGATGAAAGCGGGAGCATCTGTACAATTTGAATTTGAAATCAAAAGTGGTAAAAGCGATATCAAAGTAACTCCGGCCAACGCAAATGACCAGGGTGAGAGTCATCTGGACAAGGCATCAATTCAGCCGGGGGTATTATATATGAGAGATCTGGGTTACACTCACTTGAGTTATATGAACAATATTAACAAAGTCAAAGCTTTCTTTATTAATAAATTATGTCCGAAAACAACGATTTATCTATTAAAGGACGACCAATACCAAAAGTTAGAGTTGTCGAAACTACAAGGCATAACCGGCGTATTTGATCAACAGGTATATATCGGAGCTGATAAGATGCCGGTAAGGATAATAATAGAACCGGTAAGTGAAGAGCTCAAGGCAAGGCGGATAGCCAATACTGAAAAGTACAATAAAAAGAAAGGCAGTACCACCAGTAAGGGATTCAAAGAGCGGGCAGGGTTTAACTTTATTGTTACCAACCTGGTGAGCGAAAAATATAGCGCTGAATTGATCCAAAAGTTATATCACCTGCGATGGCAGATAGAATTGGTTTTTAAAGCATGGAAGTCGTTTTTAAAGATACACACGTTCCCCAAAGGAAGTTCGGATCGTATAACCAGTATATTATACAGTAAGTTGATCTGGGCAGTTTTGAGTTGGAAAATATGCATGGCTATCGGTAAGATAGGTCAAATTAGTGTTTTAAAGGTGCATCGACTAATCGCTTCTACGAAAGAAGAATTGCGAGCGCAGCTTTTAGGGATATGCTCAAAGTGGTTAGCTCTGTTGGAGAAATTAAACTTAAAGCACCTTTCAAAAGAGCACAGAAAACATAGGTTAAAAATAGAAGAAATTGTAATAAGTATTTGA
- a CDS encoding SusC/RagA family TonB-linked outer membrane protein: MNFYFLKRRYNAGALHKTLLVMKLITIFLTTAIMQVSAGSFAQRITLITKNSTLKSVIDQIHQQSGYDFIYNNFDLQGAAPVSIHLNKVELEKSIEICLAGQDLDFEIKDKTIILRKKERNLIDKLSDVIAPAGLIKGSVIDVNGMGLPGAVIRDKSRKTTTFTNTKGEFAINVEDGTVLVVSFVGFKTQEVVVRKGAKSLIITMEEEVSKLDEVSVEGYRKGSQRLATSNISRITAEELDKQPVQNPLQALEGRIPGMVVSQTTGVPGARLNVEIRGRSNFDNFLSTDQPLFIIDGVPTAAGNDKVNVQSGPFGPATTNGLSAFAGLNTADIESIDVLKDADATAIYGSRGANGVILITTKKGKAGKMILSANAYSGISTVTYLTPLLNTQQYIAMRNEAFANDKLTKTNSNAYDLLLWDQNRYTDFEKLLIGNKARATDAQVNISGGSLSTTYRIATGYHKETTVWPGDKSSDRLSTSFNLNTRSQDEKFTAALTGNYSVSNSDLVAGDLAAAAILPPNYRLYDANGNLAWNEGGIYDGKDNPLALLKQQYASAMYNLNANLVLNYRLLQNLTLRSSFGYNSTQNNEQRVIPIASQNPMKPGGATGTSGFGNTFFRNVIAEPQIEYNGHVSKGKLNVLLGTTYNQLNTSTQSISALGYTSDDLIGSLKAATSISATNSSSQYNYQAIFGRINYNWEDKYIINFTGRRDGSSRFGPDLRFSNFGAAGAAWVFSNEEILKNNKVVSYGKLRASYGTTGNDQIGNYTYLDSWSAASGYTDSTTLLPTKLYNPYLHWERNSKLEFGLEMGFFKDRILFTASAYQSITSDPLVTYPLPKITGFASIIQNLEGVRVQNRGLEFTLTTKNLNGGSFKWSTDFNMTVPQNILKQYPDIQNTAYATRYILGKSLTEIFSAQYNGVDPATGLYTVKDVNGDKIASSADYADYGNYDPKFYGGITNSFNYKRFSLSFFVQFTKQLGRNWRQSGAVLSPAGTANNVPTLVLDRWQNPGDITDVQKFTTSAGSLTGLSGYYAGYFSNLFYVTDASYARLKNVYLSYDVPSKWLNMVHVRSFRVYMQGQNLFVITPYKGADPETQSFTLMPPLRTITAGLQLSL, from the coding sequence ATGAATTTTTACTTTCTTAAGCGCAGGTATAATGCCGGCGCTTTGCATAAAACCCTGCTGGTTATGAAGCTGATTACCATTTTCCTCACAACAGCCATTATGCAGGTAAGTGCCGGCAGTTTTGCCCAGCGCATCACCCTGATTACCAAAAACAGTACGCTTAAAAGCGTGATCGACCAGATCCATCAGCAAAGCGGATACGATTTTATTTATAACAATTTTGATTTGCAGGGCGCAGCGCCTGTAAGCATCCATTTGAATAAGGTTGAGCTCGAGAAAAGTATCGAGATCTGTTTAGCCGGGCAGGACCTGGATTTCGAGATCAAGGATAAAACCATTATCCTGAGAAAAAAAGAAAGAAACCTGATCGATAAGCTTTCGGATGTTATTGCTCCTGCAGGGCTCATCAAAGGCAGCGTGATTGATGTTAATGGCATGGGCCTGCCGGGCGCAGTTATCCGGGATAAAAGCCGTAAAACAACTACGTTTACCAATACCAAAGGCGAGTTCGCCATCAATGTAGAAGATGGAACAGTGCTGGTGGTATCTTTTGTGGGCTTTAAAACGCAGGAAGTTGTGGTTAGAAAGGGCGCCAAAAGTTTGATCATTACGATGGAGGAGGAGGTATCTAAGCTGGATGAGGTATCGGTAGAAGGCTATCGCAAGGGCTCCCAGCGCTTAGCCACCAGTAATATTTCGAGGATAACCGCCGAAGAGCTGGATAAGCAGCCTGTACAAAACCCCTTACAAGCTTTGGAAGGCCGCATACCGGGTATGGTAGTCAGCCAAACTACTGGTGTACCCGGAGCCCGTTTAAATGTCGAGATCAGGGGGCGCTCTAATTTTGATAATTTTTTATCAACAGATCAACCTCTGTTTATTATTGATGGCGTGCCCACTGCGGCCGGTAACGATAAGGTTAATGTGCAAAGCGGCCCCTTTGGCCCGGCAACAACCAACGGCCTTTCGGCTTTCGCCGGGCTTAATACCGCCGATATTGAAAGTATTGATGTTTTAAAGGATGCCGATGCCACCGCCATTTACGGCAGCCGGGGCGCTAACGGCGTTATACTAATTACCACCAAAAAAGGCAAAGCCGGTAAAATGATTTTAAGCGCCAACGCTTATTCGGGCATTAGTACGGTTACTTACCTTACGCCATTGCTTAATACCCAACAGTATATTGCCATGCGTAACGAAGCTTTTGCAAATGATAAGCTAACCAAGACCAATTCAAACGCTTACGACCTGTTGCTCTGGGATCAAAACCGTTATACAGATTTTGAAAAATTGCTGATTGGCAATAAAGCGCGTGCCACTGATGCGCAGGTTAATATCTCGGGCGGGAGCCTGAGTACCACCTATCGGATAGCTACAGGCTACCATAAAGAAACAACGGTGTGGCCAGGCGATAAATCGAGCGATCGCTTATCAACCAGTTTTAACTTAAATACCCGCTCGCAGGATGAAAAATTTACTGCTGCCCTCACCGGCAATTACTCGGTAAGCAATAGCGATTTGGTAGCCGGCGACCTGGCCGCCGCCGCCATTTTGCCACCAAATTACAGGTTGTACGATGCCAACGGAAACCTCGCCTGGAACGAAGGCGGTATTTACGATGGCAAAGATAACCCCCTGGCTTTGCTCAAGCAGCAATATGCATCGGCCATGTACAACTTAAACGCTAACCTGGTGCTTAATTACAGGTTACTGCAAAACTTAACTTTAAGAAGTAGCTTTGGTTATAACAGTACCCAAAACAACGAGCAGCGGGTAATACCGATAGCTTCTCAAAACCCGATGAAGCCCGGTGGTGCAACCGGAACAAGCGGCTTTGGCAATACGTTTTTCAGGAATGTAATTGCCGAGCCTCAAATTGAGTATAACGGGCATGTGAGCAAAGGCAAGCTCAATGTATTATTGGGTACAACTTATAATCAACTCAATACATCTACGCAAAGCATCAGCGCGTTAGGTTACACCAGCGACGATTTAATTGGCTCGCTCAAGGCAGCTACCTCCATCAGCGCTACCAACTCAAGTTCGCAATATAATTACCAGGCCATTTTTGGGCGTATAAATTACAATTGGGAAGATAAATACATTATTAATTTTACCGGCAGGCGGGATGGCTCAAGCCGGTTTGGGCCCGATTTGCGTTTTTCAAACTTCGGTGCGGCAGGTGCGGCCTGGGTGTTTTCAAACGAGGAGATCTTAAAAAATAATAAGGTAGTAAGCTACGGTAAGTTGAGGGCCAGCTACGGTACCACCGGTAACGATCAGATCGGTAACTATACTTACCTTGATTCATGGTCGGCGGCAAGCGGCTATACCGACTCTACAACTTTGCTTCCTACCAAGCTTTATAACCCTTACCTGCATTGGGAGCGCAATAGCAAGCTTGAATTTGGATTGGAAATGGGTTTTTTTAAAGATCGTATCCTTTTCACGGCATCGGCCTACCAAAGTATCACCTCCGATCCGTTGGTTACCTACCCCTTACCCAAAATTACCGGCTTTGCCAGCATCATTCAAAACCTGGAGGGTGTCCGCGTACAAAACCGTGGCCTTGAATTTACGCTTACTACAAAAAACCTTAACGGCGGGAGCTTTAAATGGTCTACCGATTTTAACATGACGGTGCCCCAAAATATTTTAAAGCAATACCCGGATATCCAGAATACGGCTTACGCCACCAGATATATTTTGGGTAAATCGTTAACAGAAATATTTAGTGCGCAATATAATGGTGTCGATCCGGCAACGGGTTTATATACCGTAAAAGATGTAAACGGTGATAAAATAGCTTCATCGGCTGATTATGCCGATTATGGTAATTACGATCCTAAGTTTTACGGTGGAATTACTAACTCGTTTAACTATAAACGCTTTAGCCTGAGCTTTTTTGTTCAGTTTACCAAGCAATTGGGCAGAAACTGGCGGCAAAGCGGCGCCGTGCTCAGCCCTGCCGGTACGGCCAATAATGTGCCCACCCTGGTGCTGGACAGATGGCAAAACCCGGGCGATATAACCGACGTTCAAAAATTTACGACCAGTGCAGGCTCATTAACGGGTTTGTCGGGTTATTACGCAGGTTATTTTTCAAACTTGTTTTACGTTACCGATGCCTCGTATGCTCGTTTAAAAAATGTTTACCTCTCTTACGATGTGCCGTCAAAATGGCTAAACATGGTACACGTCAGGTCGTTCAGGGTTTATATGCAGGGGCAAAACCTCTTTGTGATCACACCTTACAAAGGTGCCGATCCGGAAACACAAAGCTTTACCTTGATGCCCCCTTTGCGCACCATTACTGCAGGTTTACAACTCTCACTTTAA
- a CDS encoding TlpA disulfide reductase family protein, whose translation MKLKYFRTSILWVLLPVFAMAQSADVTVSGKFDATHNGDTVTVLYQSGKKFTLGSGIIKNSTVTINLVAPPPQVIHLSMGRTVPHDQRSIYVSTGNITFTTRDSLKYAVVSGGSKLTEDYDRMNKPVALISDQKFRYWSQLNAIPAGQRNGQQAKMIEARVEDLKKQESAAIYQAIDDNPNSYIALMFLINISGSVVSYDTAMPHFEKLSAELKSSPEGKALEEKILAGKSKRAGLMAADFESLTPEGKTLRLSDVMAASKYTLVDFWASWCIPCRAENPNVVKAYMAYHDKGFNVLSVSLDNKADNWKAAIAKDGMPWLHVSSLLGHSRQL comes from the coding sequence ATGAAATTAAAATATTTTAGAACAAGCATTTTATGGGTTTTGCTGCCTGTTTTTGCCATGGCGCAAAGTGCTGATGTAACCGTAAGCGGTAAGTTTGATGCTACCCATAATGGCGATACGGTAACGGTTTTGTATCAATCGGGTAAAAAATTTACTTTGGGCTCAGGCATCATTAAAAACAGCACTGTTACCATCAACCTGGTTGCTCCGCCGCCGCAGGTTATTCATTTATCGATGGGCCGTACCGTTCCGCACGACCAGAGGAGTATCTATGTGTCCACCGGGAACATCACTTTTACTACCCGCGATTCGTTAAAATACGCAGTAGTTAGCGGCGGCAGCAAGCTAACCGAGGATTATGACCGCATGAACAAACCGGTTGCGCTGATAAGCGATCAGAAATTCAGGTACTGGAGCCAGCTCAACGCCATACCTGCCGGGCAGCGCAACGGCCAACAGGCAAAGATGATCGAGGCCAGGGTAGAAGATTTAAAAAAGCAGGAAAGCGCCGCCATTTACCAGGCAATAGATGATAACCCTAATTCATACATCGCCTTAATGTTTTTAATAAACATATCGGGCAGTGTGGTGAGTTACGATACAGCCATGCCGCACTTTGAAAAGCTGAGTGCCGAGCTCAAAAGTTCGCCCGAAGGAAAAGCGCTCGAAGAAAAAATATTGGCCGGAAAAAGCAAACGTGCCGGTTTAATGGCTGCCGATTTTGAGTCGCTAACACCCGAAGGTAAAACTTTACGCTTGAGCGATGTAATGGCTGCCAGCAAATATACCCTGGTTGATTTTTGGGCAAGCTGGTGTATACCCTGCCGTGCCGAAAACCCGAATGTGGTAAAAGCCTACATGGCCTATCATGACAAGGGTTTCAACGTATTAAGCGTATCGCTGGATAACAAGGCCGACAACTGGAAAGCTGCCATAGCCAAAGACGGGATGCCCTGGCTCCACGTATCCAGCTTATTAGGCCATAGCCGTCAACTTTAG
- a CDS encoding IS4 family transposase, whose amino-acid sequence MKKVDFLALLNAMNIGADQIKKIAIDTGFLIRKGLIEPADILYAICCTATHGTVSFNDLAAKIDAETTVSVSRQAIAKKTNKESCVLFLKKILALVIISRIGKEEIDSLRRAGKFKRVLVQDSTIIKLPLRLFGFFSGVSNAQSSVCNARIQCVYDLITESFIYFTIDSYTKNDQKAAPELTIENGDLVIRDRGYLTLKEIERHWTAEADCIYRHQSNIVLLDNQTKERINLLTELKSKKQLDFEVTLNNEKGTKIRIVALPVSDEIANRRRMKAKKEAKKEPGKECLALMSWSIFMTTISRQDANYNFLFKVYSLRWRIEIIFKSWKSNMEFSKIHNVSKKQLLLILYARFIMIIIYIQYIFSPARMIIKKHQKRGLSMIKVVRYLIKNASKIIQVVKAIESYKGKIGYHLIALARYCSYDKRVRPNFEQDFDIAFLP is encoded by the coding sequence ATGAAAAAGGTCGATTTTTTAGCGTTGCTAAATGCCATGAACATTGGTGCTGATCAAATAAAGAAAATAGCAATTGATACCGGATTTCTGATACGGAAAGGTCTTATAGAGCCTGCCGATATTTTATATGCCATTTGCTGCACGGCCACGCATGGAACGGTTAGCTTTAATGATCTGGCGGCAAAAATAGATGCGGAAACTACTGTTTCTGTAAGTAGGCAGGCAATTGCAAAAAAGACAAACAAAGAATCATGTGTGCTTTTTTTAAAAAAGATACTGGCCCTTGTTATTATCAGTAGAATCGGAAAGGAAGAAATCGATTCATTGCGCAGGGCAGGTAAATTTAAGCGTGTTTTAGTGCAGGACAGCACAATCATTAAGTTGCCCCTTAGGTTGTTTGGCTTTTTTTCGGGCGTCTCCAACGCCCAGTCCAGTGTTTGTAATGCCCGGATTCAGTGTGTTTACGATTTGATAACTGAAAGCTTTATTTATTTTACCATCGATTCTTATACTAAGAACGATCAGAAAGCCGCCCCCGAATTAACGATAGAAAACGGCGACCTTGTTATTCGGGACAGGGGGTATCTAACCCTTAAGGAAATCGAGAGGCATTGGACAGCAGAAGCGGACTGCATATACAGGCATCAGAGTAATATAGTGCTTTTAGACAACCAAACAAAAGAAAGAATTAACCTGCTCACCGAATTAAAATCAAAAAAACAGCTTGATTTTGAGGTTACTTTAAATAATGAAAAAGGTACAAAAATCAGGATAGTCGCCTTGCCTGTAAGTGACGAAATTGCAAACAGGCGCAGGATGAAGGCTAAGAAAGAGGCCAAAAAGGAACCGGGTAAAGAGTGCCTGGCTCTGATGTCATGGTCCATTTTTATGACTACCATTTCCAGACAGGACGCAAATTATAACTTTCTTTTCAAAGTATATAGCCTGAGGTGGCGGATTGAAATCATATTCAAATCCTGGAAAAGTAACATGGAGTTTTCTAAGATCCATAATGTTTCGAAAAAACAACTATTACTTATCCTTTATGCGAGATTTATCATGATCATCATTTACATCCAGTATATCTTTTCGCCTGCCAGAATGATCATCAAAAAACATCAGAAAAGGGGCTTGAGTATGATAAAAGTAGTCCGGTATCTCATAAAAAATGCCTCTAAAATAATACAGGTCGTTAAAGCCATAGAAAGTTATAAGGGCAAGATAGGATATCATCTAATTGCTTTAGCCAGGTACTGCTCCTACGATAAAAGAGTCAGACCCAATTTTGAACAGGATTTCGATATTGCCTTTTTACCTTAG
- a CDS encoding TlpA disulfide reductase family protein has translation MKVKKLSLYLAFALIPAAACAQSDYVTISGKVKPSHNGEVVMLVHSGPKGAVKDSTVVANGAFTIKSEVYTPEVAYIRLGKVQPANSLDIFISKGEISLLTADSLQYATVSGNKLAEDYVRLMATVRPLVKQRAQLTVQYQAIAAADRKGEEGKALVVKIMDVAKTGLNAIYDFIDHNPDSFVSLDFLEKVSGAAINYKNTMPHFEKLSNQLKNTEKGKAFNKKLMAAKSMMVGSKAKTFESLTPDGKKLGLQEVVATGKYTLIDFWASWCGPCRAENPNVVKAYTTYHDKGFNILSVSLDTKADAWKAAIAKDGMPWYHVSSLLGWKEPAAELYGVHAIPQNVLVDAKGVIIATNLRGEALINKLKQLM, from the coding sequence ATGAAAGTTAAAAAATTAAGTCTGTACCTGGCTTTTGCATTAATACCTGCTGCGGCCTGTGCCCAGAGCGATTATGTAACCATTAGTGGCAAGGTAAAGCCATCGCATAACGGCGAAGTGGTGATGTTGGTCCACAGTGGCCCCAAAGGTGCCGTAAAGGATAGCACCGTGGTAGCCAACGGAGCCTTTACCATTAAAAGCGAAGTTTATACACCCGAGGTAGCTTACATCAGGTTAGGTAAAGTGCAGCCCGCCAATAGCCTGGATATTTTTATTTCGAAGGGTGAAATCAGCTTGCTTACTGCCGATTCGCTCCAATATGCTACCGTAAGCGGCAATAAACTTGCCGAAGATTATGTACGGCTGATGGCTACCGTGCGCCCCCTGGTTAAACAACGTGCGCAGCTAACTGTCCAATATCAGGCCATTGCGGCGGCAGACCGTAAGGGCGAAGAAGGGAAAGCCCTGGTGGTTAAAATTATGGATGTTGCCAAAACAGGCCTTAATGCCATTTACGATTTTATCGATCATAACCCCGATTCGTTTGTTTCGCTCGATTTTTTAGAGAAGGTTTCGGGCGCTGCCATCAATTACAAAAACACCATGCCCCATTTTGAAAAGCTCAGCAACCAGTTGAAGAACACCGAAAAGGGGAAGGCCTTTAACAAGAAGTTAATGGCTGCTAAAAGCATGATGGTTGGCTCAAAGGCCAAAACCTTCGAATCATTAACGCCCGACGGAAAAAAGCTCGGCCTGCAGGAAGTGGTAGCCACCGGCAAATATACCCTGATTGATTTTTGGGCAAGCTGGTGCGGCCCCTGCCGTGCCGAAAACCCCAATGTGGTAAAGGCCTACACAACCTATCATGATAAGGGTTTCAATATCTTAAGCGTGTCGTTAGATACCAAAGCCGATGCCTGGAAGGCCGCCATCGCTAAAGATGGCATGCCCTGGTACCATGTATCCAGCTTGCTGGGATGGAAAGAGCCCGCCGCCGAATTATACGGCGTACACGCCATTCCGCAAAACGTACTGGTTGATGCCAAAGGCGTTATTATAGCCACCAATTTACGTGGCGAGGCTTTGATTAATAAGCTAAAACAACTGATGTAG
- a CDS encoding RagB/SusD family nutrient uptake outer membrane protein — MKINYIYRKISICTLFTVLISVSGCKKFVEIDPPIDSIPAVQVFDTDAKADAVIRGLYVDMVGSTNYAFGGAVSVGLGLSADELTATTLTTLNSYPDLYNNSVSSSNLVLGYYWGPMYNMIYVANATIEGINASTQMSAAAKLQYLAEAKFIRAANYFYLLNLFGDVPMPTTSNYKVNSLLPRTPVADVYNLILDDLKFAQANLTPAYISGANRYRANRYAVSALLARVYLYLQDYADAEAMATDVIDGAVGKVSYSLETTLTNTFLLTSKEVILQIVQPDKILYTWEGYAFISTGVPNYQISDALYTSFETGDLRKTNWIKTNTVGAKAYNFPYKYKINSGTTATGPRTEALVFLRLAEVYLIRAEARAQQAGKLAAAIADLDVVRNRAGISLIANTKPTINQADLLAAIAHERFVEFFAELGHRWLDLKRTGQADIVLKNKPNWRPEAKLFPIPAGDIIADPFLKQNPGYSN; from the coding sequence ATGAAAATAAATTATATATATAGAAAAATCAGTATATGTACCTTGTTCACCGTATTGATATCGGTATCCGGATGCAAAAAATTTGTGGAGATTGATCCCCCTATAGATTCCATTCCAGCGGTACAAGTGTTTGATACCGATGCCAAGGCCGATGCCGTAATCAGGGGTTTATATGTGGATATGGTGGGCAGTACAAACTATGCCTTCGGCGGCGCAGTATCTGTAGGCCTTGGCCTCAGTGCCGACGAGTTAACGGCTACTACGCTAACTACGTTAAACTCTTATCCCGATTTGTATAACAACTCGGTTAGCTCATCAAACCTTGTTTTGGGGTATTACTGGGGCCCGATGTATAACATGATCTATGTGGCCAATGCCACTATCGAAGGTATCAATGCCTCCACCCAAATGTCGGCCGCGGCAAAACTGCAATACCTGGCCGAAGCTAAATTTATCAGGGCGGCCAATTACTTTTACCTGCTTAATTTATTTGGCGATGTGCCGATGCCGACCACCTCAAACTATAAAGTGAACTCCCTTTTGCCGCGTACACCTGTTGCAGATGTTTATAATTTAATTCTCGACGATTTAAAATTTGCCCAGGCCAACCTTACTCCGGCTTATATCAGCGGGGCAAACCGTTACAGGGCCAACCGCTATGCGGTGAGCGCTTTGCTGGCCCGGGTTTATTTGTACCTGCAGGATTATGCTGATGCAGAAGCCATGGCAACGGATGTGATTGACGGGGCTGTGGGGAAAGTTTCGTATAGTTTAGAAACTACTTTAACCAATACCTTTTTATTAACCAGTAAAGAAGTTATTTTACAAATTGTACAGCCGGATAAAATACTGTATACCTGGGAAGGGTACGCGTTTATTTCAACCGGCGTACCTAACTATCAGATCAGCGATGCGCTTTATACTTCGTTTGAAACCGGCGACCTGCGAAAAACCAATTGGATAAAAACCAATACTGTAGGCGCCAAGGCTTATAATTTCCCTTATAAATATAAAATAAACAGTGGTACAACGGCCACAGGGCCACGTACCGAGGCCTTGGTTTTTTTGCGCCTGGCCGAAGTATACCTCATCAGGGCCGAGGCCCGGGCGCAACAAGCGGGTAAACTTGCTGCCGCCATTGCCGATTTAGATGTGGTACGCAACCGCGCCGGCATTAGCTTAATTGCCAACACAAAACCAACCATCAATCAGGCCGATTTGCTTGCCGCAATTGCCCATGAGCGCTTTGTAGAGTTTTTTGCCGAACTGGGCCACCGCTGGCTCGACCTTAAACGTACCGGACAGGCCGATATTGTACTTAAAAACAAACCTAACTGGCGGCCCGAGGCTAAACTGTTCCCCATACCGGCAGGAGATATTATTGCCGATCCGTTTTTAAAACAAAACCCGGGCTATAGTAACTAA